In the genome of Dehalococcoidia bacterium, the window TCCGCTCTCGAGTCTGCCGTAGGTGATACCGCCGTAGATGCTGACGAGATTGTTCAGTTCGTCGAAAATCTGCTCTTCCTGGGTGTAGTCGAAGTCGGCGCAGTTCATACGCCTGGCGATCTGCGCGAGGATGCGCCAGTCTGCATCGCCGTCTCCCTTGGGTCCCAGCGCTGGTCTCAGCAGCTGCACCCGGCGTTCGAGGTTGGTGTACGTCCCCAAACGCTCAGCGAAAGTAAGGGAAGGGAGCACGACGTCGGCGTGCTCTGTAATGTGCGTATTGAAGGTGGCGTGGGCAACCACGAACTCTGCCCCGTCCAGGGCTTTCGCAAAGTCCGAAAGATCGCCGTTGAAGTATGTAGGGCTGTCGCCAACTACGTGTACAGCTTTGATGATGCCTGTTTCCACGGCTTCTGGGACTTCACGCACCCCAACTCCAGGAGTCTCAGGGACACTGGAAGACCACGCTCGGGCGAACCTCTGGCGCTGCCTCTCGTTTTCGATTGGCTGCTGTCCAGGGAGAAGGTTCGGAGCGCAGCCCACATCCTGGGCTCCCTGGTCGTTCGCACCGGTCCTCAGGGGATAAAGCCCGGAGGACTCCCTACCTATATTGCCCGTCACGAGCGCAAGGTTGACGAGGGCCCTGGAGCAGTTTTCTCTCATCCCCCTGGGAAGCGTCTCCAGACCGTAGAGGATTGCACCGGGCTTCTCCTCTGCAAACACGACCGCAGCCGACCGGATGTCGTCCTGCGGTACGCCTGTCAGACGCTCGACACGCGTAAGGTCGAACTCCTGCATGATCGAGTTCCTGAACGTCTGAACATCATCGACATATTCTGATAGGAATTCATGGTCGTCGAGCGACTGGTCCCATATGGCCCTGATCATTCCGCCGATCAGTGCTGTCTCGCTGCCGGGCCTGGGTCGCAGCCATACCTTGGCGTGGCGCGCCAGCTCGGTCTCGCGCTGGTCTATAACGACAAGCGTCGCGTCCCCGTTGACCACGGCCTTCTTGATGGGAATGGCCAGTACGTTCTGCTCTTCCGTCATATTTGATGATACGACCAGGAAGCGCTTCGAGGATTCCAACTCCCATATTGGGTTTGTTGCCGCGCCGTATCCAAGCTGATCGACGAGGGGCTTGAGCATACCTGGGCGGGTGTTGGAGGCCATGTCGACACTGTTTGTGCCCATGACCGATCGCGCAAACTTCTGAGCGATGTAGGCGTCCTCGTTGGTCGCGCGGGGCGAGACTACGAGGGCGTATTGACCGTCTCTGTACTCCCCGAGCTTTTCCGCAACGAGATCGAGGGCTTCGGGCCACGTGGCCTCCTGGAGCTCTCCGTCTCTGCGGATAAGTGGAGTCCTGATCCGGTCCCGTCGATTCACGAACTCGAGTCCGAACTTGCCCTTGAAGCAGCCCTGTCCATGGTTGGCCGCTGCGTGGCGGTCGGGTATGGCGCGGATCATTCGGTCGCGCTTGTTGATCTCCAGGGTCATCTCGCAGCCAACGGGGCAGTGTGGACATATGGTGTTGACTGTCTCGACAGCCTTGTCCCACTTGTAGTCGCGCTCGACAAGCGCGCCGGTGGGGCAGACATCGATGCACGCGCCGCAGAACTCGCAGCCCGACTCGAGCAGGCTCGTGCCCTGGGACGTGCCTATCAGGCTTCTGCCTGAGCGCATCTGAAGTGTCAGGGCAGAGTCTCCCCGCACCTCGTCGCAAACGCGCACACAACGCGCGCAGACGATGCACAGGTTCATGTCCATGTCCCAGTACGGGTCTTTGGTTTCGAGCGGCAGGTGGCGATTGTTGTAGGTTAGAGGAGTATCCATCTCCATTTCGAGGAAACGCACCGTGTCCTTGAGCTCACAGCGCTCGTTCTTGGGGCAGGTGACGCAACGGTCGTTGACGGAGACGTGGCGGAGACAGATATCTGCCGGTCCGCAAAGCTCGATTCTGTGACAGGTCAGGCATCCGTGTGGGTGCTCTGACAGCAGAAGCTCCATGATGCCTTTTCTGAGGCCCTGAAGCTCGCCGCTGTTCGTTGTAACCTTCATTCCGGGGGATATAGGCGTTGTGCATGACGCTGGGGAGCCCGGCAGCGCGCGGTAGCTCCCATCGGGCCCTGGAGCCTCGGCTGTCACCACGCACATGCGGCACGCCCCGAAAGGCTTCATGCCCGGGTAGTAACACAGGTACGGAATGTACATTCCCGCGTCCATTGCTGCCTGGATGATCATCTGACCAGGCTTGGCGGGAACCTCTTGACCGTCGATAGTGATCGTTATGTCGTCAGCCATTCTGCGCTCCGGGTACGAAGTCGAGGGCGTAAGGTCTGGTGTTCTTCGGGGCTATGTGCGGTCCGAGACAGCTTCCGGTCGGACACCTGCGCTCTTCGATGTGCGCGATGAAATCCGACTCGAAGTGCGTCAGCGCCGACCGGATGGGGCCGAATCCGAGCTGCCCGTGTCCGCAGAGGGAGCTTGCTTCCATTGTAGTGCCAACCGACCGCATTAGCTCCAGGTCTCCGGGACGGCTCTTACAGCGCGCAATCCTCTCGGTGATTTCAAGAAGGTGCTCCATGCCCAATCGGCACGGGAAGCACTTGCCGCACGACTCGAACTGGCAGAAAGCCACGAGTATGCGGGTGAGATCGACGGCGCACACGTCCTCGTCTCCGACGATGATTCCGCCGGAGCCAAGAATGGCTCCCGCCTCGCGCATCTCGTCGAAATCCAGGTGTACCGACATGCTGTCTGAGCTGAGCACACCGCCGAGCGGCCCACCGGTCTGGAGCAGCTTGAGCTGCTTGCCGTCCGGCACGCCTCCTCCGATCTCGTTGATGACCTCACCTAGAGTCAGTCCCATCGGGACCTCGTAAAGGCCCGGGTACTCGACGTTTCCGGTCAGGCAGATTATCGCCGTGCCAGTGCTGCGGTTGACGCCTATGGAACTGAACCACTCCGCGCCGCGCGAGATGATCTCGGGCGCATAGGAGTATGTCTTTACGTTGTTGATGGTCGAAGGGTGTCCCCATACGCCGAATGCGGCAGGGAAGGGTGGACGAAAGCGCGGCTGGGCGCGTTTGCCTTCAACGGCCTCCATGAGCGCCGTCTCTTCGCCGGCGACGTAGGACTCGCCCGTCAGCGCCACCTCGATGTCGAAGCTGAAATCGGTGCCAAAGATGTTCTTCCCCAGGATGCCTGCTTCGTATGCCTGCTTGATTGCCTCTTCGGTGCGGTCGATTGGACCATCGTGCCCGTGGCGAATGAACACTATCCCGTTGGTGGCACGCGTGGCGTAACCACCGATCATCAAGCCTTCCAGCAGCGTGTGAGGGTCGCTCTCGAGTATGCCCTTGTCGTTGTATGCGCCTGGGTCGCCCTCTTCACAGTTGCAGAGCATGTACTTGGGCGGTCCGGGGGACCTCACCATGAAGCTCCACTTGATACCCGTCGGGAACGCGGCTCCCCCGCGCCCTCTGAGTCCAGAGTCTGTCATCTCCTTGATGACGTCGTCAGGCTCCATCTGGGTTAACGCCTTGTGGATGCCCGCGTAGCCGCCGTTGGCGATGTACTGGTATATGTCGCTGGGAGCGGTGTGGCCTCCGTTTCGCAGAGCGATTCTCTGCTGTCGGCCCATTCCGGGCAGTTCCTGGAGGTCCTGCACTCCCTGGATGGGCTCTTCGCCCAGATATCCGAGCGCCTTATCGGACGGCACCGTTCCCTGCACCAGGTAAGAATCAACGATGTCGCCGACATCGTCAGGAGTGACGTTACCGAAGAAGAGTCGGGATTGTGAGCCGGGTCGCAGGATGTCGACTAGCGGCTCTGCGTAGCACAGGCCAAGGCAGCCGACTTCATCTATTTTGGCCGTGATCCCATGGCGCTCCATTTCGACCTTCAGCGCGTCGATGACGTCGTACGCTCCGGCCGAGTGGCCGCACATGGCTGTACCAACCCTGATCCAGGCGTCTGGACCGTTGGTCAGTGTCTGCCAACGTTCGTCGGCGGTCTGCTTGATTTCTTCGTAAGTGGTCATAGTGAACGCTTCTCGCGGCGGATGCGATTAGCTAGGTGTTTTGAAGTTCCTGCACTCGGGTGGATGCTGAATCGGCAGTTATTCGTCCGATCAGGTGGTGGTCCACGCTCATGACTGGTGCGACGGAGCAGGCACCTAGGCACGTGTTGAACTTGAATGAGATGTTGCCGTCTTCAGTCTCGCCCTCGTCGTCCAGTCCCAGCTGATCCATAACGCGCTTGAGAATGTGGGACGCCCCCTTGAGGTGGCAGGTGGGACCCCAGCAGATCTCCACATTGTGCGCACCGGGAGGTGTGAACCTGAAGTTGGTGTAGAAAGAAGCGACTCCCCAGACTTCGTTGATGGTCGTCTCGTTCAGTACGGCCACCTCTTCGATGGCCTCATCCGGGATGTAGCCGAGCTCGTCCTGGACAGCGAGTAGCGATGAAAGAACGGTTACCGTGGGCCGACGCTGATTATTGATCGCGTGTCGCAGCCGGGTGCTGTCCTCTGAGCTGAGTGGAGGCAAATCCGTCCCCTCGTCGGTTAGCGAAAACTATCACAATGATAACATACATCGCGCGCGGCTAGTGACCATCGCGCCGCGCTGAGAGCCTACTCGACCAGCACCTTCAGCTTGAGTTCATCGAGCTGTCCCTGGTCGACTTCGCCCGGTGCTCCAAAGAGCGGATCGATCCCATTTTGGGTCTTCGGGAAAGCTATCACGTCCCTGATGTTGTCGGTCTGGAGGAGCACCATGAGCAGCCTGTCTATTCCGGGCGCTATGCCTCCGTGTGGAGGCGCGCCGTACTCGAACGCGGTCAGAAGCTGGCCGAAGCGCTCTGCGACATCGTCAGTCGTGTACCCGAGAACCTCGAACACCTTCTCCTGGAGCTCCCGCGTGTGAATCCTGATGCTCCCGCTGGCAAGCTCGTGTCCGTTCGCGACGAGATCATACAGGCGTCCGATCACCCGACTCGGATCTGTCTCGATGTACTTCTCGGTGCCATACTTTGGCATGGAGAACGCGTGGTGCATTGCGTCCCATCTCTCTTCGTTCTCGTTCCACTCGAACAGCGGAAAGTCGGTAACGAATGCGAATGCGATCAGGTCTGGGTCGGTCAGTTCCAGTCGGCGTCCCATCTCGTGCCGAAGGCTGCTCAGCGCCTGGTTGGTGGTCTTTTCAGGGCCAGCTACTATCAGCACCATATCGCCGACGTTCGCGCCGGTATTCCTGGCAATCTCCTTGATCTGGTCGAGCGACAGGAACCGGGCGGCAGCAGACCTCACCTGGTCTACGGTCAGATCGTCGACAGAGCCCTCGCCGTTAAGTGCAATGGTGACAAGGCCTCTCGCACCCCACGCCTTGACGAAGTCGATCAGCTCGTCCGTCTGGCGTCTTGAGTACGAAGCACAACCCGGCGCGCTAAACCCCTTGACTATGCCGCCGCTCTCCACGGCAGACGTGAAGACGCGGAAGTCTGTGGACGCTGCGATGTCGGAGAGGTCAGCCATCTTCATTTCGAAGCGCAGGTCTGGTTTGTCTGTGCCGTAAGACGCCATCGACTCTGCATATGTCAGCCTTGGGAATGGCCTGAGCAGGCGCTTTTCAGGCATGACCGTGTCGATCAGGGCGGTGTAGAGCTCTTCTATCAACCCGAGGACGTCGTCTTCCTCGACGAAGCTCATTTCGAGATCGAGCTGCGTGTGCTCCGGCTGGCGGTCGGCCCGCGGGTCTTCATCCCTGAAACACCTGGCAATCTGGAAGTACTTCTCGACTCCCGCCGCCATCAGCAGCTGCTTGAGCTGCTGGGGTGACTGTGGAAGCGCGTAGAAGCTGCCCGGATACAGCCGGCTGGGGACGAGATAGTCGCGCGCGCCTTCCGGTGTGCTCTTGATGAGTATGGGCGTCTCAACCTCGAGGAAGCCTCTCTGGTCCAGGAAGTCTCGAATGAATTTGACCACCTTGTGCCTGAGCACCAGCATGTCCCTCATGCCCGGTCGACGGAGGTCGAGGTACCTGTATTGCATGCGCAACAACTCATCTACATCAGACTCTTCGTTGATGTAGAAGGGTGGTGTAAGGGCCTCATTGAGTACGGAGGCATCAGAGGCGACGAGTTCTATCGCACCAGTCGCTATGCCGGGGTTTTCGGTGCCTTCCGGTCGCGGTGCGACCTCGCCTGAGACCTGCACAACCCACTCGTTACGAAAGCTCTCTGCGATCCGGTGGGCGTCTGGAGCTATTTCAGGATTGAATACGACCTGCGTCAGACCGTCGCGGTCCCTGATGTCGATGAAGATCAGCGAACCGTGGTCCCGGCGGCGGTGCACCCATCCGGCCAGGGTAGCTGACTGGCCGGCGTGCTCGGCCCTTAAACTTCCGCAACTTATCGACTTGAGCAAGGCGACACCTCGGAGGGGTGAATGTGGGACAGGTTGCAGACGCCGTGTCCGCGAACGGAAATGATGATAGCCGGGTTGAGTGTGGGGTGTAAACCTGGATGAGTGAAACCCGAACTATCGGCGTCAAGAGTAGAGGTCCGGCAATTTGAGATTGGCCGAGCCCCCGGGTCAGTGTGTTGTCACTAGGCTGATGAAGGGGTGTTAGCTGGTGAACTGGCCGAGGCTGTCTTTGCCCACTGACAGGAGCATGTAGCTCTCGATCCGGTGTATGCCGGTGATCGATCCAAGATCGGTCAGGAGGAACTCGCCAAGCTTGTCGGGGCTGTCGACGCTTATACAAAGCATCAGATCGTAGCTCCCCGTCGTACAAGCTGCGAACGTTACCTCTTCCCTGCTACAGATCTCTTCCAGCACGGCGTCCACCTGGGAGGGTTCGACTGTCACGCCAACCATGCATTGAGATAGCCGTCCCAGTCCCTTGGGATCTGAGATGACCTTGATCTGCACTACTTCCTCGTCCACCATCCTCTTGAGACGGCGTCTCACGGTACCTTCACTGACGCCTACGTGACGGGCGATCTGAGCGTTCGACGCTCGTCCGTCGGTGCTCAGTATCTCAACTATCGCCACGTCGATTCTGTCCATTGCCTTCGCCTCGGTTTTGGTGACTGTCTAATTCCAATATAGCCATTCTAAGGCCTTGTGAAAAGTGTCTCAAGCCTACATTTGGGCCATGATACTCATATTTTCCACGAAACGCAGGCTCAATGTGTGGACGAGGTTCGCTTTCAGCATCTTTATTTGTGTGTGGCGTTATACACGTGGGCGAGTTGACACATATGTCTAAAACTTATTAATCGATAAGTAGAAACCTATTCCACCCGCTAGCAAGTTCACCATGTTGAACGTCATTCCGCCTGTGAGATACGTGATAAGCGAGTACCCGATGAACATGGACAATCCGGCGGCGAGCTTTAGACGCATTCCCCGCTTTCGGTTCGTCGAAAGGCTGATCGTCTCCCCAACCAGGTACCCCAGGGCTACTATGAGCGCCGCCAGCAGGTA includes:
- a CDS encoding molybdopterin-dependent oxidoreductase — its product is MADDITITIDGQEVPAKPGQMIIQAAMDAGMYIPYLCYYPGMKPFGACRMCVVTAEAPGPDGSYRALPGSPASCTTPISPGMKVTTNSGELQGLRKGIMELLLSEHPHGCLTCHRIELCGPADICLRHVSVNDRCVTCPKNERCELKDTVRFLEMEMDTPLTYNNRHLPLETKDPYWDMDMNLCIVCARCVRVCDEVRGDSALTLQMRSGRSLIGTSQGTSLLESGCEFCGACIDVCPTGALVERDYKWDKAVETVNTICPHCPVGCEMTLEINKRDRMIRAIPDRHAAANHGQGCFKGKFGLEFVNRRDRIRTPLIRRDGELQEATWPEALDLVAEKLGEYRDGQYALVVSPRATNEDAYIAQKFARSVMGTNSVDMASNTRPGMLKPLVDQLGYGAATNPIWELESSKRFLVVSSNMTEEQNVLAIPIKKAVVNGDATLVVIDQRETELARHAKVWLRPRPGSETALIGGMIRAIWDQSLDDHEFLSEYVDDVQTFRNSIMQEFDLTRVERLTGVPQDDIRSAAVVFAEEKPGAILYGLETLPRGMRENCSRALVNLALVTGNIGRESSGLYPLRTGANDQGAQDVGCAPNLLPGQQPIENERQRQRFARAWSSSVPETPGVGVREVPEAVETGIIKAVHVVGDSPTYFNGDLSDFAKALDGAEFVVAHATFNTHITEHADVVLPSLTFAERLGTYTNLERRVQLLRPALGPKGDGDADWRILAQIARRMNCADFDYTQEEQIFDELNNLVSIYGGITYGRLESGGLQWPCLAADMADTPILYEDTLESNKPKLVAMTLDVAEEHDDAEYPLLLAHGRVLHQPEEDLEIVQINGRNAIRRDETIEIHPEDAADLGVKAGEWVEAVSARGRAAGIADLTGPQRGLVSITTLFGDLATDLAASEEPDPMLSAPTLPLIPVRVAHLAVQAAAD
- a CDS encoding Lrp/AsnC family transcriptional regulator, with the protein product MDRIDVAIVEILSTDGRASNAQIARHVGVSEGTVRRRLKRMVDEEVVQIKVISDPKGLGRLSQCMVGVTVEPSQVDAVLEEICSREEVTFAACTTGSYDLMLCISVDSPDKLGEFLLTDLGSITGIHRIESYMLLSVGKDSLGQFTS
- a CDS encoding NAD(P)H-dependent oxidoreductase subunit E; amino-acid sequence: MPPLSSEDSTRLRHAINNQRRPTVTVLSSLLAVQDELGYIPDEAIEEVAVLNETTINEVWGVASFYTNFRFTPPGAHNVEICWGPTCHLKGASHILKRVMDQLGLDDEGETEDGNISFKFNTCLGACSVAPVMSVDHHLIGRITADSASTRVQELQNT
- the aspS gene encoding aspartate--tRNA ligase, which translates into the protein MLKSISCGSLRAEHAGQSATLAGWVHRRRDHGSLIFIDIRDRDGLTQVVFNPEIAPDAHRIAESFRNEWVVQVSGEVAPRPEGTENPGIATGAIELVASDASVLNEALTPPFYINEESDVDELLRMQYRYLDLRRPGMRDMLVLRHKVVKFIRDFLDQRGFLEVETPILIKSTPEGARDYLVPSRLYPGSFYALPQSPQQLKQLLMAAGVEKYFQIARCFRDEDPRADRQPEHTQLDLEMSFVEEDDVLGLIEELYTALIDTVMPEKRLLRPFPRLTYAESMASYGTDKPDLRFEMKMADLSDIAASTDFRVFTSAVESGGIVKGFSAPGCASYSRRQTDELIDFVKAWGARGLVTIALNGEGSVDDLTVDQVRSAAARFLSLDQIKEIARNTGANVGDMVLIVAGPEKTTNQALSSLRHEMGRRLELTDPDLIAFAFVTDFPLFEWNENEERWDAMHHAFSMPKYGTEKYIETDPSRVIGRLYDLVANGHELASGSIRIHTRELQEKVFEVLGYTTDDVAERFGQLLTAFEYGAPPHGGIAPGIDRLLMVLLQTDNIRDVIAFPKTQNGIDPLFGAPGEVDQGQLDELKLKVLVE
- a CDS encoding SLBB domain-containing protein, coding for MTTYEEIKQTADERWQTLTNGPDAWIRVGTAMCGHSAGAYDVIDALKVEMERHGITAKIDEVGCLGLCYAEPLVDILRPGSQSRLFFGNVTPDDVGDIVDSYLVQGTVPSDKALGYLGEEPIQGVQDLQELPGMGRQQRIALRNGGHTAPSDIYQYIANGGYAGIHKALTQMEPDDVIKEMTDSGLRGRGGAAFPTGIKWSFMVRSPGPPKYMLCNCEEGDPGAYNDKGILESDPHTLLEGLMIGGYATRATNGIVFIRHGHDGPIDRTEEAIKQAYEAGILGKNIFGTDFSFDIEVALTGESYVAGEETALMEAVEGKRAQPRFRPPFPAAFGVWGHPSTINNVKTYSYAPEIISRGAEWFSSIGVNRSTGTAIICLTGNVEYPGLYEVPMGLTLGEVINEIGGGVPDGKQLKLLQTGGPLGGVLSSDSMSVHLDFDEMREAGAILGSGGIIVGDEDVCAVDLTRILVAFCQFESCGKCFPCRLGMEHLLEITERIARCKSRPGDLELMRSVGTTMEASSLCGHGQLGFGPIRSALTHFESDFIAHIEERRCPTGSCLGPHIAPKNTRPYALDFVPGAQNG